From Anopheles darlingi chromosome 2, idAnoDarlMG_H_01, whole genome shotgun sequence, the proteins below share one genomic window:
- the LOC125948598 gene encoding torso-like protein, translating into MTKVTVPEHDAAVYAAAAAATGGRTGRTVTRSVATTGLVLIVAGLLTLGTLPDHCAGQRESQLRLGKAVNVFLRYGYLSISMKVISYNDSERWLFKEPTNNIFKGLDLLKTEEYEVKPGIFNGDFHMEFCDNRRQLFQAYFRDFQIERLDSPWRAYTEGWHPEVAAKKLGIQSKYLERDDYCYVLVRVSRFRDSARFAKPIPPNQTLEPDVSRKVQSVVIGDTTSAVQFMNRYGTHYINAYVTGNSLYQVFVFNKRNYAHVKEKLKTRGVLALSRLDLHEHFAPWYVEHMGKIRCASGNATVEAWAARKLRLSYYVFTYSSLLKLHGDGALLRILSELLQNEAILQLDLRSLSPIFKDPAKRAWYEEILDNYLKLWEVNM; encoded by the exons ATGACGAAGGTTACGGTACCAGAACACGATGCAGCAgtgtacgcagcagcagcagcggcaacaggaGGACGAACCGGCCGAACGGTGACACGATCGGTGGCTACGACAGGGCTAGTGCTGATCGTGGCGGGGCTGTTGACGCTTGGTACCCTTCCCGATCATTGCGCTGGCCAGCGCGAATCACAGCTACGGCTGGGCAAGGCAGTCAACGTGTTCCTGCGCTACGGCTATCTGTCGATATCGATGAAGGTCATCTCGTACAATGATAGCGAACGATGGCTGTTCAAGGAACCGACGAACAACATCTTTAAG GGTTTGGATCTGCTAAAGACGGAGGAATACGAGGTTAAACCGGGCATCTTTAATGGTGATTTTCACATGGAGTTCTGTGACAACCGGAGACAACTGTTCCAGGCGTACTTCCGCGACTTCCAGATCGAACGGCTCGACAGTCCGTGGCGAGCTTATACCGAGGGTTGGCATCCCGAGGTGGCAGCCAAGAAGCTAGGCATCCAAAGCAAGTACCTCGAGCGGGACGATTACTGCTACGTACTGGTGCGTGTGTCCCGCTTCCGGGATAGTGCCCGGTTCGCGAAACCGATCCCACCGAACCAGACGCTCGAACCGGACGTATCGCGCAAGGTGCAGAGTGTCGTCATCGGCGATACGACGTCGGCGGTCCAGTTTATGAACCGATACGGGACGCACTATATCAACGCGTACGTGACCGGCAACTCGCTCTATCAGGTGTTCGTGTTCAACAAGCGCAACTATGCGCACGTGAAGGAGAAGTTGAAAACGCGGGGCGTCCTCGCCCTGTCCCGGTTGGACCTGCACGAACACTTTGCGCCCTGGTATGTGGAGCATATGGGCAAGATACGGTGTGCCAGTGGGAATGCCACGGTGGAGGCGTGGGCTGCCCGGAAGCTACGGCTTTCGTACTATGTGTTCACCTACAGTAGCCTGTTGAAACTGCACGGCGATGGTGCTCTGCTGCGGATACTGAGCGAGTTGCTACAGAACGAAGCGATACTGCAGCTTGATCTACGCTCGCTCAGCCCAATCTTCAAAGATCCCGCAAAACGGGCCTGGTACGAGGAAATCCTCGACAACTATCTCAAGCTTTGGGAGGTCAACATGTAG
- the LOC125948609 gene encoding peroxisomal membrane protein PEX16, with translation MSAVVLELQNLYQRYVKWVSTNPGSLGDVELTAKWLSYFIAGKINNSSAVSELVYSLSNLLVFANDRIIERAHRTVADDSQEPIERRIKVLLTTLEYCEVFIELSAHKIWGTKGKWFIICVIQLIKCLGRLVLTSCYSSTKIVTNPPIPALNRKTVSQQSSAGNESFNANLRNGAIVLKRSGRVMRKVECSPSLASRSWKPPLSANEISPILGTQYGGKQLMSAELVYILKPLIHLGCMHRYGTKSWKAYLVALALDGISLRKYYNNRQALSKEQRVELSRRCVSLLLYLMRSPFYDRYTHDKIACLLNGIGNNVPLTGSIARLILSYIPHWQETYFYMWSS, from the exons ATGTCGGCGGTGGTTCTCGAGCTACAGAACCTCTATCAGCGGTACGTGAAATGGGTATCGACCAACCCAGGGAGTTTGGGAGATGTTGAACTCACGGCCAAATGGCTTTCGTACTTTATCGCCG GCAAAATCAACAACTCTTCCGCCGTCTCGGAGCTGGTCTACTCGCTATCGAATTTACTGGTATTcgccaacgatcgaatcaTCGAGCGGGCCCACCGGACAGTGGCCGACGATTCGCAGGAACCAATCGAACGTCGCATCAAAGTGTTGCTCACAACGCTCGAATACTGCGAGGTTTTTATCGAGCTATCGGCACACAAGATCTGGGGTACCAAGGGAAAATGGTTTATCATCTGTGTTATCCAGTTGATAAA GTGCTTAGGACGACTAGTGCTAACCAGCTGCTATTCCAGTACCAAGATTGTGACGAATCCACCGATTCCGGCTCTAAATCGAAAAACGGTATCGCAACAATCTTCCGCTGGCAATGAATCTTTCAACGCCAATCTTAGGAACGGAGCCATCGTTCTGAAACGATCCGGTCGCGTGATGCGAAAGGTCGAATGTTCTCCTTCGCTAGCGTCGCGCTCCTGGAAACCACCTCTGAGCGCAAACGAGATCAGTCCGATCCTCGGTACACAGTACGGTGGCAAGCAGCTCATGTCCGCGGAACTGGTGTACATTCTGAAACCGCTCATTCACCTCGGCTGTATGCATCGGTACGGGACGAAGAGCTGGAAAGCATACCTtgtggcactggcactggacgGTATCAGTCTGCGCAAGTACTACAACAACCGGCAGGCTCTGTCGAAGGAACAGCGTGTTGAGCTTTCGCGAAGGTGTGTGTCGCTGCTACTATACTTGATGCGATCACCATTCTACGATCGTTACACACATGACAAGATCGCTTGCCTGCTCAACGGTATCGGCAACAATGTACCGCTGACCGGCAGCATCGCACGGTTAATACTCTCGTACATTCCGCACTGGCAGGAGACCTACTTCTACATGTGGTCCTCATAG